The genomic stretch ATGCGATCTCCTCCCTTAAGCGTAACCACCAATCCACCATTAAACCAAGGCTCTATCCCATCTACCCAGCTTAGGTTAATGATATGCTTTCGGCTAGCACGAAAAAAGGACTTTTCGTCCAATCGCTCATCCAATGCATTCAGGGATTTGTGAATCATGGGTTTATTGTTTCCAAAATAAACTTTTATGTAGTTCCCATCGGATTCAAACAAGCGTACATTTTCAAGCTTGACAAACCAACAACGATCGCCATCTTTTACAAACACCTGATCTTCCAAAGATAGTTTTTTATCTCCGTCTATGGTAACTTTTTCAGTATCTTTGGTTAAATCTACTTTATTTTTAAGTTTGTTTTTTAGTTTTAAGATGGCTTCGGAGAGTCTGGAGGGCTCTATTGGCTTTAGCAAGTAGTCCAGTGCATTCACCTCAAACGCTTTGAGGGCAAACTCATCGTAGGCGGTGGTAAAAATCACGTCTGGCACAGCATCCATTTCAGATAGGAGATCAAAACCAGTCTTTTCAGGCATCTGAATATCCAAAAATATCACGTCCGGACTGAGGCTCCCTATCTTTTCCTTTGCATCATCTACATTTACTGCCTCTCCAATTACTTCGACATCTTCTATAGAAGACAATAGGTTGATCAGTTCTTTTCTTGCCAGTCTTTCGTCATCGATTACTAGTGCGCGCATGCTATAGAGTTTTTAAGATTAGTCTAATTTAGTACTTTGTTTTGGAATTTTAATTTCTGTGACCACAAACTCATTGTCAAAATTCCTCATTTTGAAGTAAGCCTTGTTACCATAGATTAATTTTAGCCGCTGGATAGTATTGGAAATGCCATGGCCGCTACCATCGTTTTCTTTGCGGTTTCCATGATGGCTAAGCTGTCCACTGTTTTTTACTGCGATGTACAAATCATCTGAAAGCCCCACAGAACACTGGATGTGAATAATGCCCCCTCGCATCAGATTCGAAATACCATGCTTAATGGCATTCTCGACAATCGTCTGCAGCATCATGGGAGGAATTTTATAATGATAGGCCTTTTTCTCAATATCATAAGACACCCTCAAGCGCTCTTCAAACCGGATGCTCTCCAAGTCAAGGTAGTCCCGCACAATTTTTATCTCATCGCTAAAATCTATCGTCCGCTTTTTGTCCATGATTAACGAATAACGCAGGATATTGCTCAGCTGGGTGATCGCTTCTTTTGACTTGGGAGGGTTTTCATCCACCAAAGCACGGACGCTGTTGAGGGCATTGAAAATAAAATGGGGATTCAGCTGGTTCCGAAGCTGGTTAAGTTTGACTTCGTTGATTTTGGCCTGATACTTCAGGGTAGTATTGTAATTTTCAAGAAAATGGTACAGAAAATACATCATTGCCCACAGGGCGTAGTACAAGAAACTGATGAACATATTGACCAGCAAGACAATCGGCTTCAGGTCTTCCTGCTCTCTCAAAATTCCAAAAACCCAGTTGATCAATACGGTGGCGATCACATTGGCAAAACTTAGCACCAGCAGTGCACAAAATGCCTGGATCAATAACTTGGACAGGTTAAAGTTAAACCAGTCCTTACGTTTAATGATGTGCCTAAAATAATGCGTGGACACAAAATAAAATGCACCAAGCGACAGGTACGCCCCTATCTGAACCGATGTAATGCCGCGGATCAAAGAGACAAAAAACAAGTTGATCACCGCAAATGCAGCCCAACCGAAGATCT from Echinicola soli encodes the following:
- a CDS encoding LytR/AlgR family response regulator transcription factor yields the protein MRALVIDDERLARKELINLLSSIEDVEVIGEAVNVDDAKEKIGSLSPDVIFLDIQMPEKTGFDLLSEMDAVPDVIFTTAYDEFALKAFEVNALDYLLKPIEPSRLSEAILKLKNKLKNKVDLTKDTEKVTIDGDKKLSLEDQVFVKDGDRCWFVKLENVRLFESDGNYIKVYFGNNKPMIHKSLNALDERLDEKSFFRASRKHIINLSWVDGIEPWFNGGLVVTLKGGDRIEVSRRQAARFKDMMSL
- a CDS encoding sensor histidine kinase, which codes for MDRSRLYWIFQIFGWAAFAVINLFFVSLIRGITSVQIGAYLSLGAFYFVSTHYFRHIIKRKDWFNFNLSKLLIQAFCALLVLSFANVIATVLINWVFGILREQEDLKPIVLLVNMFISFLYYALWAMMYFLYHFLENYNTTLKYQAKINEVKLNQLRNQLNPHFIFNALNSVRALVDENPPKSKEAITQLSNILRYSLIMDKKRTIDFSDEIKIVRDYLDLESIRFEERLRVSYDIEKKAYHYKIPPMMLQTIVENAIKHGISNLMRGGIIHIQCSVGLSDDLYIAVKNSGQLSHHGNRKENDGSGHGISNTIQRLKLIYGNKAYFKMRNFDNEFVVTEIKIPKQSTKLD